Proteins encoded within one genomic window of Paraglaciecola psychrophila 170:
- a CDS encoding acyl-CoA dehydrogenase family protein codes for MSAIEEGNSEEIQMFRDMVLRFLEQEVLPHYDSWEKNHKMPREMWNTMGSAGMLLVDFPEKYGAADASFDVCQMIQEEMCRLNLHALATGYNIHSNIVAPYLLHIGNQQQQDRWLPAMVSGEVLTALAMTEPGAGSDLANIRTKAIKDGDHYILSGSKTFITNGNDANMIIVCAKTDINAGSKGISLFLVDTSIPGFSTGKPIEKMGQHCSDTAELFFENMRIPSDALLGEEGKGFVYLMQELPRERLGCAVQAIGHAQGALDITCDYVKDRKAFGHSVSQFQNTRFKLAECQTELEMCRALLEKHMHKYQRGEMTVTDAAMLKLAATEMQLKMVNECLQLFGGYGYTDEYPISRFYRDARIQTIYAGTSEIMKEVIARDILGR; via the coding sequence ATGTCTGCAATAGAAGAAGGTAATTCTGAAGAAATACAAATGTTTCGCGATATGGTTTTGCGTTTTTTAGAGCAGGAAGTTTTGCCTCATTATGACTCATGGGAAAAAAATCATAAAATGCCCAGAGAAATGTGGAACACCATGGGTAGTGCGGGCATGCTTCTAGTGGATTTTCCTGAAAAATATGGTGCTGCAGATGCTAGCTTTGACGTGTGCCAGATGATCCAAGAAGAAATGTGTCGCTTGAATCTGCATGCTTTAGCAACTGGATATAACATCCACTCAAATATCGTGGCTCCTTACCTGTTACACATTGGCAATCAACAACAACAAGACCGTTGGTTACCCGCCATGGTGTCTGGTGAAGTCCTCACTGCACTTGCCATGACTGAGCCGGGTGCAGGCAGTGATCTTGCTAATATCCGTACTAAAGCAATCAAGGACGGTGATCACTATATCCTTAGCGGCTCAAAAACGTTTATCACCAATGGCAACGATGCCAATATGATTATTGTGTGTGCTAAAACCGATATTAACGCAGGTTCTAAAGGTATTTCGTTATTTTTAGTCGATACCAGTATTCCTGGTTTCTCTACCGGCAAACCTATCGAAAAAATGGGGCAACACTGTAGTGATACTGCCGAATTGTTTTTTGAAAATATGCGTATCCCTAGCGATGCGTTGTTAGGTGAAGAAGGCAAAGGGTTTGTATATCTAATGCAAGAGCTTCCACGGGAACGACTTGGCTGTGCGGTACAAGCTATTGGACATGCACAAGGCGCTTTAGATATTACCTGTGATTATGTCAAAGACCGTAAGGCATTCGGTCATTCGGTGTCACAGTTCCAAAATACCCGTTTTAAATTAGCTGAATGCCAAACTGAGCTTGAAATGTGTCGAGCTCTGCTGGAAAAACATATGCATAAATATCAACGCGGTGAAATGACTGTCACCGATGCAGCTATGTTGAAACTAGCCGCCACAGAAATGCAGCTGAAGATGGTAAACGAGTGCTTACAGTTATTTGGGGGATACGGCTATACAGATGAATATCCTATCTCGCGTTTTTATCGCGATGCACGTATCCAAACAATTTACGCCGGTACTTCTGAAATAATGAAAGAAGTGATCGCACGTGACATTTTAGGCCGATGA
- a CDS encoding NAD(P)H-dependent flavin oxidoreductase: MTIPVEFTHRIRLPLIASPMFIASGVELVIENCKAGVVGTFPALNQRTSEGFEAWLVEIQTRLAEWEQQTGVQAAPFGVNLIVHRSNPRWQADLDICVKHKVPLIITSLGAVADLVDAVHAYGGLVFHDVVNARHGKKAAAAGVDGLIAVCNGAGGHAGVTNPFALVAEIRQFFDKTVILAGSLSHGRDVAAAEMMGADMAYMGTRFLATTEANIDDDYQAMLINSSANDILYTPKISGVNANFIRQSIVDADIDPTDLTPKSELDFGSELDIDDKPNTREKKAWRDIWSAGQGVGSIDKVFSTAQLVDKLVTEYHAAIASHQKKYINTFAKSDS; the protein is encoded by the coding sequence ATGACTATCCCCGTTGAGTTTACACATCGCATACGCCTTCCGCTGATTGCTTCTCCCATGTTTATCGCTAGTGGTGTTGAGCTAGTTATCGAAAATTGTAAAGCAGGGGTTGTGGGTACATTTCCTGCTCTTAACCAAAGAACAAGTGAAGGCTTTGAAGCTTGGTTAGTTGAAATTCAAACACGATTAGCAGAGTGGGAACAACAAACAGGTGTCCAAGCAGCGCCTTTTGGCGTCAATTTGATTGTGCATCGAAGTAATCCTCGCTGGCAAGCCGATCTGGATATTTGTGTTAAACACAAAGTACCCTTAATCATCACTTCTTTAGGTGCAGTGGCCGATTTAGTAGATGCAGTGCATGCATACGGTGGTTTAGTTTTTCATGATGTCGTTAATGCGCGTCATGGTAAAAAAGCGGCTGCTGCTGGGGTCGATGGTTTAATTGCAGTATGCAATGGAGCGGGAGGACACGCTGGCGTTACCAACCCATTTGCACTGGTTGCGGAAATTAGGCAGTTTTTTGATAAAACCGTCATTCTCGCTGGTAGTTTATCTCATGGTCGAGATGTGGCAGCAGCTGAAATGATGGGTGCTGACATGGCCTATATGGGTACACGCTTTCTTGCCACAACAGAAGCCAATATCGACGATGATTATCAAGCTATGCTTATCAACAGTAGCGCCAATGATATTTTATACACTCCTAAAATATCAGGTGTGAATGCTAATTTCATTCGTCAAAGTATTGTAGATGCGGACATTGATCCTACGGATTTGACGCCTAAGTCTGAATTGGATTTTGGTTCCGAATTAGATATTGACGACAAACCAAATACTAGGGAAAAGAAAGCATGGCGCGATATATGGTCTGCTGGCCAAGGTGTAGGCTCTATCGATAAAGTGTTCAGTACGGCACAACTGGTTGATAAACTAGTCACTGAATATCATGCTGCTATCGCTAGTCATCAGAAAAAATATATTAATACATTTGCCAAATCTGACAGTTGA
- a CDS encoding AraC family transcriptional regulator — MLYNFAEQHTIASYFARAHLDNGVLLGGNEQKFLARSELTTTQLKQPKSRVLATQLASIVKSCWQVSGDELLGFTQQKVKVGMFKLLAERLITCKTLDDVFTHTAEFYNLTGDQLQISFRKSTGQILVCINPNFKVNNDKNSLNSLLSEFLLLICHRFCSWLVGQVIPLSEVQVQHAKPAHHEEYRLMYPCPCIYQSKHNALLFDAKYLNLSVVQNQDELLEYLRQIPLQWFKKQSYHDTCSAQVLRLLEGATLAKKSNLETVAAKLNMTSRTLRRKLMAEGSRFQQLKDNVKRDKAISLFEQSNLTLAEIGLAVGFTEQATFSRAFKYWTGVSPSTYRNCRQLI, encoded by the coding sequence TTGTTATATAATTTTGCAGAACAGCACACAATTGCTAGCTATTTTGCTAGAGCACATTTAGATAATGGGGTTTTATTAGGTGGAAATGAACAGAAGTTTTTAGCACGATCTGAACTAACCACCACACAACTAAAGCAACCAAAATCTAGAGTGTTAGCCACACAATTAGCCAGCATTGTTAAAAGCTGTTGGCAAGTAAGCGGTGATGAACTTTTAGGATTCACTCAGCAAAAAGTAAAAGTGGGTATGTTTAAGTTATTAGCAGAACGTTTGATTACCTGTAAAACTCTTGATGACGTTTTTACTCATACCGCTGAATTTTATAATTTAACAGGCGATCAATTGCAAATTAGCTTTAGAAAAAGTACCGGGCAAATTTTAGTTTGTATCAATCCCAATTTTAAAGTTAATAACGACAAAAATTCATTAAACAGTTTATTAAGCGAGTTTTTATTATTAATTTGTCATCGATTCTGTAGCTGGTTAGTGGGGCAGGTTATTCCATTAAGTGAAGTACAAGTTCAACATGCTAAACCTGCGCACCATGAGGAATACAGATTAATGTATCCTTGTCCTTGTATTTATCAAAGTAAACATAATGCGCTGCTGTTTGATGCCAAATATTTAAATTTGTCTGTGGTGCAAAATCAAGATGAATTATTAGAATACTTGAGGCAGATCCCGTTGCAATGGTTCAAAAAACAATCCTATCACGATACATGCAGCGCTCAAGTGTTACGATTATTAGAGGGTGCTACATTAGCAAAAAAATCAAATTTAGAAACTGTTGCAGCAAAGCTAAATATGACCTCCAGAACATTGCGTCGAAAATTAATGGCAGAAGGCAGTCGTTTTCAACAATTAAAAGATAATGTTAAGCGAGACAAGGCCATTAGTCTTTTTGAGCAGTCTAACTTGACCTTGGCAGAAATAGGATTAGCCGTGGGTTTTACTGAGCAGGCAACGTTTTCTCGTGCTTTTAAATATTGGACCGGTGTATCACCAAGCACATATCGTAATTGTCGTCAGTTAATCTAG
- a CDS encoding crotonase/enoyl-CoA hydratase family protein: MQYKTIDYQVNELILTLSLNRPEQMNSFTVEMATELVHAFNRASDDDEVSVIVVTGKGRAFCAGMDLTREGNVFGLDETKNPSVADMHDNKTIPGVSDTGGTVNLSIYDCKKPVIAAINGVAVGVGATMLAAMDIRLASEKAKIGFVFEKIGITPEACSSWFLPRVVGISQALEWVYTGEIFDASIAKESGFVRSVHAPEDLMEAAYTLARNISNKSQVGITLARQMMLRLSAADTPREAHNVDSLAIFYTSQQDGKEGVKSFLEKRAPNFKSKSSTDMPSFYPWWK, translated from the coding sequence ATGCAATATAAAACGATTGATTATCAGGTAAACGAGCTAATTTTAACCTTAAGCTTAAATCGCCCTGAACAGATGAATTCATTTACCGTCGAAATGGCTACTGAATTAGTACATGCATTTAATCGCGCAAGTGACGATGATGAAGTCAGTGTTATTGTGGTTACTGGCAAGGGCCGTGCATTTTGCGCTGGTATGGATCTTACCCGTGAAGGTAATGTTTTTGGTTTAGATGAAACTAAAAATCCCAGTGTCGCAGACATGCATGATAACAAAACCATTCCTGGTGTCAGTGATACTGGGGGCACAGTTAACCTAAGTATTTATGATTGTAAAAAACCTGTTATAGCTGCCATTAATGGAGTTGCGGTAGGGGTTGGTGCAACAATGTTAGCCGCAATGGATATTCGATTAGCATCAGAAAAAGCAAAAATAGGCTTTGTTTTTGAAAAAATAGGGATTACGCCTGAAGCATGTTCAAGTTGGTTTCTACCTAGAGTGGTAGGCATCAGTCAAGCCTTAGAGTGGGTATACACCGGTGAGATATTTGACGCAAGCATAGCAAAAGAAAGTGGATTTGTTCGCTCTGTTCACGCCCCAGAAGACTTGATGGAAGCTGCCTATACGTTGGCACGCAATATATCTAACAAATCCCAAGTAGGTATCACATTAGCAAGACAAATGATGTTAAGACTTTCAGCAGCAGACACGCCAAGAGAAGCCCATAACGTTGATTCTTTAGCAATATTCTATACTAGCCAACAGGATGGTAAAGAAGGTGTAAAATCGTTTCTAGAAAAACGAGCTCCCAATTTTAAATCGAAATCATCTACAGACATGCCTAGTTTTTATCCTTGGTGGAAATAG